One genomic window of Mucilaginibacter sp. SJ includes the following:
- a CDS encoding PadR family transcriptional regulator, which yields MIVENTQTQMRKGILEYCILSIIAKGETYASDIIAELKKAQLLVVEGTLYPLLTRLKNNGLLTYNWVESISGPPRKYYVLSDEGRAVLEQLDKTWQELVFAVQTAIGDRK from the coding sequence ATGATCGTCGAAAACACCCAAACCCAAATGAGGAAAGGCATACTGGAGTATTGCATCCTCTCCATCATAGCTAAGGGCGAAACATATGCATCAGACATAATTGCTGAACTTAAGAAAGCCCAACTGCTTGTAGTTGAGGGTACTCTGTATCCTCTTTTAACCCGTTTAAAAAATAACGGACTGCTCACCTATAACTGGGTAGAGTCAATTTCCGGGCCGCCCCGAAAGTACTATGTGCTCTCGGACGAAGGCCGCGCGGTACTTGAACAATTAGATAAAACCTGGCAGGAACTGGTATTTGCTGTTCAAACAGCTATCGGGGACAGAAAATAG
- a CDS encoding M14 metallopeptidase family protein gives MIKKHLLLFVFISFFCSAFAQKIQSPQEFLGYKLGEHFTPHYRIAEYFRYVASVSKNVKLQQFGTTNEGRPLLAMFIASDENIGRLEEVRHNNLKLAGIESGSGSTAMPVVTWLSYNVHGNEPASSEAAMWTLFDLVDPENGTTKAWLKNMVVVIDPCLNPDGRDRYVNFYNSVVGAAPDTNPTSREHVEPWPGGRVNHFYFDLNRDWAWQQQKETQARVGLYNQWLPQVHVDYHEQGYNAPYYFAPAAEPYHKDITPWQRQFQITIGKNNAKYFDQNGWMYFTKYEFDLLYPSYGDTYPLYNGSIGMTYEQGGISAGLAVVTRSGDTLTLVQRVAHHHSTSLSTLEIASLNTQKLSDEYKKFFDNSRANPPGEYKTYVIKNDNNNKINALAKMLGRNGIQFGFGLANKAVTGFNYITQKTEQYNVGANDLVVNAYQPKAVLLHVLLEPKTFIPDSNTYDITAWSLPYAYGLKAYGLKESFKPASTEWSVAEPKPLVNTHAYAYVSAWQSVNDVKFLAALLKKKIKVRYAEKPFEAGGKQFTAGSLIVTRAGNDLADFDQVVTQTAASLNQEIIPISTGFVDKGSDIGSDAVRYIHQPKIALIAGDGVNSEAMGEVWHLFEAQIGYPVTLIRYQDLGRTKLGEFDVVICPDGRYEDFPSEKLQNWIRDGGKLIAVDNAVSLLVDKKGFLIKRKEEKKEDKDKEKEKDKAVKLYGDRDRLALSESIPGAIYKLNLDNTHPLGFGLPDYYYSLKLNDDIYDLFSGDDGWNVGTIKKDGYVSGFVGAESKKKINNGLLLGVQPMGRGSVVYMVDDPLFRSFWENGKLLFSNAVFMVGQ, from the coding sequence ATGATAAAAAAACATTTACTCCTTTTTGTATTTATAAGTTTTTTTTGCTCGGCCTTTGCGCAAAAGATCCAATCGCCGCAGGAGTTCCTGGGTTATAAACTGGGTGAGCATTTTACCCCTCATTATCGTATCGCCGAATATTTTAGGTACGTTGCGTCGGTTTCAAAAAATGTAAAGCTACAGCAGTTTGGTACTACCAACGAGGGCCGGCCTTTACTTGCGATGTTCATCGCTTCTGATGAAAATATTGGCAGGCTGGAAGAGGTCCGCCATAATAACCTTAAACTGGCCGGGATTGAAAGCGGTAGTGGCAGCACTGCTATGCCTGTTGTTACCTGGCTAAGCTACAATGTGCACGGCAACGAGCCGGCCTCAAGCGAAGCCGCTATGTGGACTTTGTTTGACCTCGTTGATCCGGAGAATGGTACAACCAAGGCCTGGCTTAAAAATATGGTGGTTGTTATCGATCCATGTTTAAACCCCGACGGGCGCGACCGTTACGTTAATTTTTATAACTCTGTAGTTGGCGCTGCGCCTGATACCAACCCAACATCGCGCGAACACGTTGAGCCATGGCCCGGAGGCAGGGTAAACCATTTTTACTTTGACCTTAACCGCGACTGGGCATGGCAGCAGCAAAAAGAAACCCAGGCGCGCGTAGGTTTGTATAATCAATGGCTGCCGCAGGTACATGTTGATTACCATGAGCAGGGATATAATGCTCCGTATTATTTTGCCCCTGCCGCCGAGCCATACCATAAAGATATTACCCCATGGCAGCGCCAGTTCCAGATCACCATTGGTAAAAATAACGCCAAGTATTTTGATCAGAACGGCTGGATGTATTTTACCAAATATGAGTTTGACCTGTTGTACCCATCATACGGCGATACCTATCCTTTATATAATGGCTCTATTGGCATGACCTATGAGCAGGGGGGCATTAGTGCCGGTTTGGCTGTAGTTACCCGCAGTGGCGATACCCTTACCCTGGTACAGCGTGTAGCCCACCACCATTCAACAAGTTTGAGTACGCTGGAGATCGCTTCGCTTAATACCCAAAAGCTTTCGGATGAATATAAAAAGTTTTTTGACAACAGCCGGGCCAATCCCCCGGGCGAATACAAAACCTATGTTATTAAAAACGATAACAACAATAAAATTAACGCGCTGGCAAAAATGCTCGGCCGCAATGGTATTCAGTTTGGTTTTGGTTTAGCTAATAAGGCGGTTACCGGGTTTAACTATATTACCCAAAAAACAGAACAGTATAATGTTGGCGCTAATGACCTTGTGGTTAATGCCTATCAACCAAAAGCGGTATTGCTGCATGTATTATTGGAGCCTAAAACCTTTATCCCGGACTCTAATACTTATGATATTACAGCATGGTCGCTTCCATACGCTTATGGTTTAAAGGCCTATGGGTTAAAAGAATCATTTAAGCCTGCCAGCACCGAGTGGAGTGTGGCCGAACCTAAGCCTCTGGTAAATACACATGCTTACGCTTATGTATCGGCATGGCAATCGGTTAATGATGTGAAGTTTTTGGCTGCTTTGCTAAAAAAGAAGATTAAAGTGCGTTATGCCGAGAAACCTTTTGAAGCAGGGGGAAAACAATTTACAGCAGGTTCGTTAATTGTTACCCGTGCAGGCAACGATCTTGCTGATTTTGACCAGGTGGTTACTCAAACCGCTGCATCACTTAATCAGGAGATCATCCCTATTTCAACAGGCTTTGTTGATAAAGGATCGGATATCGGTTCGGATGCGGTAAGGTATATCCATCAGCCTAAAATAGCATTGATTGCCGGCGATGGCGTTAACTCGGAGGCAATGGGCGAGGTTTGGCATTTGTTTGAAGCGCAGATTGGATATCCGGTTACTTTAATAAGGTATCAGGATTTAGGCCGTACTAAATTGGGTGAGTTTGATGTTGTGATTTGTCCCGATGGTCGTTATGAGGATTTCCCTTCAGAGAAATTACAAAACTGGATCCGCGACGGAGGTAAGCTAATAGCGGTGGATAATGCCGTATCATTACTGGTTGATAAAAAAGGGTTTCTTATTAAAAGGAAGGAAGAAAAAAAGGAAGACAAGGATAAAGAAAAGGAAAAAGATAAAGCAGTTAAGCTGTACGGAGATCGTGACCGCCTGGCCCTTAGCGAATCCATCCCGGGAGCAATTTATAAGCTGAACCTTGATAATACCCATCCGCTTGGTTTTGGCCTGCCTGATTATTACTATTCGTTAAAGCTGAATGACGATATCTACGATCTTTTTTCGGGCGATGACGGCTGGAATGTGGGCACCATAAAAAAGGATGGCTATGTATCGGGCTTCGTTGGTGCAGAATCAAAAAAGAAGATCAACAACGGCTTGCTGCTTGGCGTACAGCCGATGGGCCGCGGTTCGGTTGTTTATATGGTTGATGACCCGCTGTTCCGTAGTTTCTGGGAAAATGGCAAGCTTTTGTTTAGTAACGCTGTGTTTATGGTGGGGCAGTAG
- a CDS encoding PspC domain-containing protein, whose protein sequence is MNKTIIININGMVFHIEEDAYEVLKNYMTDVKRHFSTSADSLEITTDIENRIAEMFNEILARDAKQVIVEADVKEVTEQMGSVQDFETAETDTKAAGGNPFEYNTERRRLFRDPDDHLISGVCAGIANYFDINPAWVRLAFVILVPFAAMGLVIYTILWMVVPKAITRADRMAMKGEKQDLKGFKKNFEEELSTVRENLQNFKHEAKPFIYQVRDLISDIFEHLGAFLRGTGSLLGKLLAAAVLLTCLGMTIALIVSLVALFAAGNMGIYNLFPFNITNHQANGIFMASGFLVLSIPLLAIILSTIGFLFKKASFNRSIGTTLLCIWLASLGAVSYYGVKTAASFREGGKFTQTVKLKPTANNTYYLQLNDTKYLSNEDSTRLKINERFKGMIILDDDFNGDDMPNRNVTIDIEKSDVPQPVLVETFSARGSNLEEALINARSASYRFEQKDSVLNFDRHLEMPKGFLWRGQELHLTLKLPLNAKIIIDQKLDRNINFNIYECKSEGDGITTATYIMTANGLECKVDPIKAAKFKADSLKALKQEQDTLPASPADTAKAQ, encoded by the coding sequence ATGAACAAAACAATTATCATAAATATAAACGGCATGGTTTTTCACATTGAAGAAGATGCCTACGAAGTGCTGAAGAATTATATGACGGATGTAAAGCGTCATTTTTCTACTTCGGCCGATAGCCTGGAGATCACAACCGACATTGAAAACCGCATTGCCGAAATGTTTAACGAAATCCTGGCCCGCGATGCCAAGCAAGTTATTGTGGAAGCAGATGTTAAGGAAGTTACGGAGCAGATGGGCAGCGTACAGGATTTTGAAACTGCTGAAACCGATACCAAAGCTGCAGGCGGCAATCCATTTGAGTACAACACCGAGCGCCGCAGGCTTTTCCGCGATCCGGATGATCACCTCATTAGTGGTGTATGCGCCGGTATTGCCAATTATTTTGATATTAACCCTGCATGGGTAAGGCTGGCCTTTGTTATCCTGGTGCCTTTTGCTGCCATGGGCCTTGTTATATATACAATACTATGGATGGTTGTCCCTAAAGCCATTACCCGTGCCGACCGTATGGCCATGAAAGGCGAAAAGCAGGACTTAAAAGGCTTTAAAAAGAACTTTGAAGAAGAATTGAGCACCGTGCGTGAAAATCTTCAAAACTTTAAACATGAAGCCAAACCGTTCATTTACCAGGTTCGCGATCTGATCAGCGATATCTTTGAACATCTTGGCGCCTTTTTAAGAGGCACCGGCAGTTTACTTGGCAAGCTATTGGCCGCAGCTGTTTTATTAACCTGCCTTGGCATGACCATAGCGCTTATCGTATCGCTTGTAGCCTTGTTTGCGGCAGGCAATATGGGTATCTATAACCTGTTTCCGTTCAATATAACCAATCACCAGGCCAACGGTATTTTTATGGCGAGCGGTTTTTTAGTTTTATCAATACCTTTATTAGCTATCATTTTATCAACAATAGGCTTCCTGTTTAAAAAAGCTTCATTTAACCGCTCGATAGGTACCACTTTATTATGTATCTGGTTAGCCTCATTGGGTGCGGTTTCATACTATGGCGTAAAAACGGCCGCCAGCTTTCGTGAGGGTGGTAAGTTTACGCAAACAGTTAAACTAAAACCTACGGCTAATAATACCTATTACCTGCAGCTGAATGATACCAAGTATCTAAGCAACGAGGACAGTACCCGCCTTAAAATAAACGAGCGCTTTAAAGGCATGATCATTTTAGATGATGACTTTAACGGCGATGATATGCCAAACCGGAACGTTACCATCGATATTGAAAAAAGCGATGTACCACAACCTGTACTGGTCGAGACTTTCAGTGCCCGCGGCAGCAATCTTGAAGAAGCCTTGATCAACGCCCGCAGCGCTTCCTATCGTTTTGAGCAAAAAGATTCTGTTTTGAATTTCGATCGCCACCTGGAAATGCCTAAAGGCTTTTTATGGCGCGGGCAGGAATTACATTTAACCCTAAAACTACCGCTTAACGCTAAGATCATTATTGATCAAAAGCTCGACCGCAACATCAACTTTAATATATATGAGTGCAAAAGCGAGGGTGATGGCATTACCACAGCCACCTATATCATGACCGCGAATGGGCTGGAATGCAAAGTTGACCCGATAAAGGCAGCCAAATTCAAGGCCGATAGCTTAAAAGCGCTCAAACAGGAACAGGATACTTTACCGGCAAGTCCTGCAGATACAGCAAAAGCACAATAA
- the ltrA gene encoding group II intron reverse transcriptase/maturase — MLEEILDYRNISKALKQVMSNKGAGGVDGMQTDELRDYLNEHWRPLKTSILEGSYQPSPVRKVEIPKPTGGRRMLGIPTVIDRLLQQAISQWLSPQYEPEFSKTSYGFRPGKNARQAVMQAQEYLNEGKTRIVELDLEKFFDRVNHDKLMGSLSRKVKDKRILALIGSYLRSGIMEGGVSSVRLEGTPQGSPLSPLLSNIMLDELDRELIRRGHSFVRYADDCSIYLKNWKSAHRVEGSIIRYVEKELKLKVNRTKTKVSAPAKSTLLGFSFYRSKGKWEIRLSNLTVKRIQGKIRRHTERKHPNPIAEKIRELETVIMGWINYFWIATAKSQMRMLDELVRTRLRICQWKQWKLPKARVKRLIKLGVKKRKAYEWGNSSKGYCRVAHSPILQTTLNNLYFNNLGYTGFENRYFWKTKHQLSIF; from the coding sequence ATGCTCGAAGAAATACTTGATTACAGGAACATCAGCAAAGCGCTGAAACAGGTAATGAGCAATAAAGGCGCTGGTGGGGTTGACGGTATGCAGACCGATGAACTTCGCGACTACCTGAACGAGCACTGGCGTCCGCTCAAAACAAGTATTTTAGAGGGCAGTTATCAACCAAGCCCGGTACGGAAAGTAGAAATCCCCAAGCCCACAGGCGGTCGCCGGATGTTAGGCATACCAACCGTAATCGACAGGCTCCTTCAACAAGCCATCAGTCAATGGCTAAGTCCGCAATACGAACCGGAGTTTTCCAAAACAAGTTACGGTTTCAGGCCAGGCAAGAACGCCCGTCAGGCGGTCATGCAGGCCCAGGAGTACCTCAATGAAGGTAAAACAAGGATAGTAGAGTTGGACTTGGAAAAGTTCTTCGACCGTGTCAACCACGACAAACTCATGGGATCGCTATCAAGAAAGGTAAAAGATAAACGCATCCTTGCGTTGATCGGCAGCTATCTGCGCAGCGGTATTATGGAAGGCGGGGTTTCAAGCGTCCGATTGGAAGGCACCCCACAGGGTTCACCGCTTAGCCCTCTACTTTCCAACATTATGTTAGATGAACTGGACAGAGAACTTATACGGCGCGGGCACAGCTTTGTGAGGTACGCCGACGATTGCAGCATCTACCTTAAGAACTGGAAATCAGCTCATAGGGTAGAAGGCAGTATTATCCGGTACGTAGAAAAGGAGCTTAAGCTAAAAGTGAACAGGACAAAGACGAAAGTCAGCGCCCCGGCGAAAAGCACGCTTTTAGGCTTCTCTTTCTATCGCAGCAAAGGAAAATGGGAGATACGGCTATCGAATCTGACGGTAAAACGGATTCAAGGTAAGATTCGCCGGCATACGGAGCGGAAGCACCCGAACCCAATAGCCGAAAAGATAAGAGAATTGGAGACGGTCATCATGGGCTGGATAAATTATTTTTGGATAGCCACGGCAAAATCGCAGATGCGAATGTTGGATGAACTGGTACGAACCCGTTTACGGATATGCCAATGGAAACAATGGAAGCTACCAAAAGCAAGGGTGAAGCGGCTAATAAAGCTGGGCGTTAAGAAAAGGAAAGCTTATGAGTGGGGAAATAGCAGTAAGGGATACTGTCGGGTAGCCCACAGCCCCATACTGCAAACCACGCTTAACAATCTGTACTTTAATAACTTAGGATACACAGGGTTCGAGAACAGATACTTTTGGAAAACTAAACACCAGTTATCTATATTCTGA
- the recQ gene encoding DNA helicase RecQ, translating to MTPIQALQKYFGYSAFRHEQEAIIQNILKGQDVMALMPTGGGKSLCYQLPAVLLNGLTIVISPLIALMKDQVDSLNVNGIPAAFLNSSLNPEETRVLVNRLRNNEIKLLYLAPERLFSAESKENKENKLIPFLKTLKVAQIAIDEAHCISSWGHDFRPEYLMLAGLKEEFPSVPVIALTATADKLTQKDILEKLNLHKPAIFVSSFNRANITYRVAPKKNSFKQLIAFLNEHKDESGIIYCLSRKSTEALAEDLKDEGFAAEAYHAGLSNEIKARNQEAFLRDDIKIIVATIAFGMGINKSNVRYVVHVDLPKNIEGYYQETGRAGRDGLPSEALLLYSPGDAMKLQAFAKVEGNEQQSRIMLNKLNDMVKYCQLLSCRRQYLMKYFDEEFPAKCGSCDVCLTEYKRFDGTLIAQKALSAVARLNERFGANYVIDFLRGSKSDKIREEHKQLKTYGIGADISKADWQHHIRELVTMGYLQTAGDEYPVLKLTSQSAAVLKGGQKVEFIEIEKVEEVHHEESLPYEIPLFNRLREVRRGIAESENVPAYVIVSDATLLEMATYLPQSLDELRLISGFGDVKLARYGRELLQPVKAYCVEKGLGSKIKHKSPKRERKAKSPGQTSSSSRSSDTKAETFDLYRSGKTIAEIAAKRGFTTATIETHLSYYVQNGDLDITEIVPQKKIAVIADAVESYGAEKLSPLKEVLGEDYSYGEIRAVIDWMKR from the coding sequence ATGACACCTATCCAGGCCCTTCAAAAATACTTTGGTTATAGTGCCTTCAGGCATGAGCAGGAGGCTATCATTCAAAATATACTCAAGGGACAGGATGTAATGGCGCTGATGCCTACCGGCGGCGGCAAATCATTGTGCTACCAGTTGCCTGCTGTGCTGCTCAACGGCTTAACCATTGTAATATCGCCGCTTATTGCGCTGATGAAAGACCAGGTAGATAGCCTGAACGTTAACGGCATCCCTGCGGCCTTCCTCAATTCGTCGTTAAATCCCGAGGAAACGAGGGTGCTGGTAAACCGGCTCCGAAACAATGAGATCAAACTACTTTACCTTGCCCCCGAACGTTTGTTCAGTGCCGAAAGCAAAGAAAATAAGGAGAACAAACTCATTCCTTTTTTAAAGACGCTGAAAGTAGCCCAGATAGCTATTGACGAGGCACATTGTATCTCCTCTTGGGGACATGATTTCAGGCCTGAGTATTTAATGCTTGCCGGGCTTAAGGAAGAGTTTCCGTCGGTGCCGGTTATTGCACTTACGGCTACAGCCGATAAGCTTACGCAAAAAGATATCCTTGAAAAGCTCAACCTTCATAAGCCGGCAATATTTGTATCCTCATTTAACAGGGCAAATATTACTTACCGCGTAGCGCCTAAAAAGAACAGCTTTAAACAGCTCATCGCCTTTTTAAATGAACATAAGGATGAGTCGGGGATTATTTATTGCCTATCCCGCAAATCTACCGAGGCTTTGGCCGAGGATTTAAAGGATGAAGGCTTTGCTGCAGAGGCCTACCACGCCGGATTAAGCAACGAAATAAAAGCCCGTAACCAGGAAGCATTTTTGCGCGATGATATCAAAATCATTGTCGCTACCATCGCCTTTGGTATGGGCATCAATAAATCAAACGTGCGCTATGTGGTACATGTTGATCTGCCAAAAAACATTGAGGGCTACTACCAGGAAACCGGCAGGGCAGGACGTGACGGGCTTCCATCGGAAGCATTGTTGCTTTACTCGCCCGGCGATGCAATGAAATTGCAGGCTTTTGCCAAAGTAGAAGGCAATGAGCAGCAAAGCCGCATCATGCTTAATAAGCTCAATGATATGGTTAAATATTGCCAGCTGCTCTCCTGTCGCCGGCAATACCTGATGAAATATTTTGATGAAGAATTTCCGGCCAAATGCGGCTCATGCGATGTTTGCCTTACCGAGTATAAACGTTTTGACGGCACATTGATCGCCCAAAAAGCTTTATCAGCCGTAGCCCGGTTAAATGAGCGCTTTGGAGCCAACTATGTGATTGATTTTTTAAGAGGGTCAAAAAGCGACAAGATCCGCGAGGAACATAAGCAGTTAAAAACCTACGGTATCGGCGCGGATATCAGCAAGGCCGACTGGCAGCACCACATCCGCGAACTGGTTACCATGGGCTATCTGCAAACCGCCGGCGATGAATACCCGGTATTAAAACTTACCTCACAAAGCGCAGCTGTATTAAAAGGCGGCCAAAAAGTTGAGTTTATCGAGATAGAAAAGGTAGAAGAAGTTCATCATGAAGAAAGTCTGCCTTATGAGATTCCGTTATTCAACCGGTTAAGGGAAGTCAGGCGGGGCATTGCCGAGAGTGAAAATGTACCGGCTTATGTCATCGTATCCGATGCTACTTTACTGGAAATGGCAACTTACCTGCCGCAAAGCCTTGATGAACTGCGCCTGATCTCGGGCTTTGGCGATGTAAAACTGGCACGTTACGGCCGGGAATTGCTGCAGCCGGTGAAAGCTTATTGTGTCGAAAAGGGCCTCGGCTCAAAAATAAAACATAAATCGCCTAAACGGGAGCGGAAGGCGAAATCGCCGGGGCAAACCAGCTCTTCTTCGCGAAGCAGTGATACTAAAGCCGAAACGTTTGACCTATATCGCTCCGGGAAAACCATTGCCGAAATAGCGGCCAAGCGCGGGTTCACCACAGCTACCATAGAAACACACCTGAGTTATTATGTACAAAACGGCGATCTGGATATTACCGAAATTGTTCCGCAGAAAAAGATAGCTGTTATTGCTGATGCTGTTGAAAGTTACGGAGCAGAAAAACTGTCACCATTGAAAGAGGTTTTAGGAGAGGATTACAGCTACGGCGAAATCAGGGCTGTGATAGACTGGATGAAGAGGTAG
- a CDS encoding outer membrane beta-barrel family protein, with protein sequence MKITIHNICYTLLLVAISCSVSFAQQAAPAAKVSGALVNDQGKPLDYATVSLLRASDSTVVKGALSNDAGVYVFTNIKAGNYIIKASVVGYQKAVSKSFSVPANASQVTAPALNLHTGSTELKGVTITATKPLIERKIDRTVMNVENSVLAAGNTAMEILERAPGVTVDKDDNISLKGKQGVTVMINDKLTYLTAAQLATLLRSTDGNTIKSIEIITNPSAKYDAAGNSGIINIKLKKNTQSGTNGSITVGGAKSKYWRDNSSLNLNHKQGNLNVFTSLSRGDNKRGHDIGIDRIITDSLGNKTYFNQKSSLPSINHYNNYRLGADYDLTSKHTIGFVVSGYSNSEKDLNDNRTIIGKQFGVPDSSLRTTSDIRQTYKNFALNLNDRLKLDTSGQELSIDLDYSKFKNNSNAMYNTDYFLPDGSVQHAPQMLRNQTPSTISIYTGKADYTKPLTKTIKLEAGVKFSSVKTDNDLQAQIFSNGAYINDTTRTNRFIYTEKINAGYLNLNKQFKKFSVQLGLRAEQTRSTGNLIGSTPVKRSYLNLFPSVFINQTINDKNEVSFSYSRRIDRPGYDDLNPFIYYLDPYTYSQGNAFLNPQYTQNFELNYTYNKTINVSFGYSHTTDAITELILTEGKRSFETHQNLQTQTGYNVNINTPFTITKWWEGNVNATAFYLGFKSDTLAGQKFNDGQWAFQGRTTQTFKFSGYRFEVTGDYQSSLTYGIYKIRPRYSVDMGVSKSFMEKRFNIKASCDDIFNIRRNDLSSQVVNNNFVIKQKNDTRVMRLTFTYNFGNSAIKMRQHRSGADDEKGRVKGAN encoded by the coding sequence ATGAAAATTACCATACACAACATATGTTATACACTCCTGCTTGTTGCTATCAGCTGTAGTGTATCCTTTGCCCAGCAGGCCGCACCTGCCGCCAAGGTATCGGGAGCCTTAGTCAATGACCAGGGCAAACCGCTTGATTACGCAACAGTAAGCCTTTTGCGCGCATCCGATTCAACAGTAGTTAAAGGCGCGTTAAGCAACGATGCCGGTGTTTATGTTTTTACCAACATAAAAGCGGGTAATTATATCATTAAAGCATCAGTTGTTGGTTATCAAAAAGCTGTAAGCAAAAGTTTTAGTGTGCCTGCAAATGCATCGCAGGTTACAGCTCCGGCTTTGAACCTGCACACAGGCAGTACCGAATTAAAGGGAGTAACTATTACTGCTACCAAACCCCTCATTGAACGTAAAATTGACCGTACGGTAATGAACGTTGAAAACAGTGTACTTGCGGCCGGCAACACAGCCATGGAAATTTTAGAACGTGCACCGGGCGTTACCGTTGATAAGGACGATAACATCAGCCTGAAAGGCAAACAGGGTGTAACTGTCATGATCAATGACAAGCTAACCTATCTTACAGCAGCGCAGCTGGCTACTTTACTGCGTTCAACTGATGGCAACACCATTAAATCTATCGAGATCATTACCAACCCATCGGCTAAATATGATGCGGCCGGCAATTCGGGGATCATCAATATTAAATTGAAAAAGAATACACAATCGGGCACAAACGGCAGTATTACTGTAGGCGGTGCCAAAAGCAAATACTGGCGCGATAACAGCAGCCTAAACCTTAACCACAAACAAGGCAATCTTAACGTATTTACCTCACTAAGCAGGGGTGATAACAAACGCGGTCACGATATCGGCATTGACCGTATCATTACCGATTCGCTTGGCAATAAAACTTATTTCAACCAGAAATCAAGCCTGCCAAGCATCAACCATTATAACAACTACCGTTTAGGTGCCGATTATGACCTAACCTCCAAACACACAATCGGCTTTGTGGTAAGTGGCTATTCAAACAGCGAAAAAGATTTGAATGATAACCGCACAATTATCGGCAAGCAATTTGGTGTGCCAGATTCATCGTTGCGCACTACTTCGGATATCAGGCAAACCTATAAAAACTTTGCCCTTAACCTTAACGACAGGCTTAAGCTTGATACCAGCGGCCAGGAGCTGAGCATTGATTTGGATTATTCGAAGTTCAAGAATAACTCAAATGCTATGTACAATACCGATTACTTTTTACCGGATGGCAGTGTACAGCATGCGCCACAAATGCTGCGTAACCAAACCCCGTCAACCATAAGCATCTATACCGGTAAAGCCGATTATACCAAACCGCTTACCAAAACCATCAAACTGGAAGCCGGGGTAAAATTCAGCAGCGTTAAAACCGACAACGATCTGCAAGCGCAGATCTTCAGCAACGGTGCTTATATTAATGATACTACACGTACCAACCGCTTTATTTACACCGAAAAAATCAACGCCGGCTATTTGAACCTGAATAAGCAATTCAAAAAATTCTCGGTACAATTAGGCTTACGTGCCGAACAAACCCGGTCTACAGGTAACCTGATTGGAAGTACGCCTGTTAAGAGGAGCTATTTAAACCTGTTCCCGAGCGTATTCATTAACCAAACCATTAATGATAAAAACGAAGTAAGCTTTTCATACAGCCGCCGTATCGATCGCCCCGGCTATGATGACCTGAACCCTTTTATCTATTATCTTGACCCATACACCTATTCGCAGGGTAACGCGTTCCTGAACCCGCAATACACTCAAAACTTTGAGCTTAACTATACTTATAATAAAACTATCAATGTAAGCTTTGGTTACAGCCATACTACCGATGCTATTACCGAGCTGATACTAACCGAAGGCAAGCGCTCATTTGAAACACATCAAAACCTGCAAACCCAAACCGGTTACAATGTCAACATCAATACACCATTCACTATTACCAAATGGTGGGAAGGCAATGTTAATGCAACCGCGTTTTACCTGGGCTTTAAGTCGGATACCCTTGCCGGTCAAAAGTTTAACGATGGGCAATGGGCTTTCCAGGGCCGTACCACGCAAACATTCAAGTTTTCAGGCTACCGTTTTGAAGTAACCGGCGATTACCAATCATCATTAACCTACGGTATTTACAAGATCAGGCCACGCTACTCGGTAGATATGGGGGTTAGCAAATCGTTCATGGAAAAGAGATTCAACATCAAAGCTTCATGCGATGATATCTTCAACATCCGTCGTAATGATTTAAGCAGCCAGGTGGTAAACAATAACTTTGTTATCAAACAAAAGAATGATACCCGTGTAATGCGCCTTACCTTTACCTATAACTTCGGTAACAGCGCTATCAAAATGCGTCAGCACCGCAGCGGCGCCGACGACGAAAAAGGAAGGGTGAAGGGAGCTAATTAG